The Desmonostoc muscorum LEGE 12446 genome includes a region encoding these proteins:
- a CDS encoding S1 family peptidase, with the protein MRYQDNLAAILAGTALVSVLVVVQPVAAFAMTGEEINNVAREVTVLIKGNQGHGSGVIIAKNNNTYYVLTAYHVVAPQDNYNIVTFDKQAYQLGNITRLPGVDMAVVQFSSNQNYKVAQIANSKQAVVGKSVFISGWPAPGSTKQLVRQFTSGQISGLLEQPIEGYQMIYTNVTRKGMSGGPVFDAGGRLVGIHGLGDTEDPDFLRRQGLNQDTAESIASLIKPGFNYAIPINTFLSLAPQQGLILSLKIDSQSAPDSAVAYTPPAQTDKRDVIDDINGVISQVRDFGNTFNNGKKVITDVLRIFR; encoded by the coding sequence ATGAGATACCAAGATAATCTTGCAGCTATTTTAGCGGGTACAGCACTTGTTAGCGTTCTTGTGGTTGTGCAACCAGTAGCTGCTTTTGCTATGACTGGAGAAGAAATTAACAATGTAGCGCGTGAAGTTACAGTTTTAATTAAAGGAAATCAAGGACATGGTTCTGGAGTAATTATTGCTAAAAACAATAATACTTATTATGTTCTTACTGCTTACCATGTTGTTGCACCACAAGATAATTACAATATTGTCACCTTTGACAAACAAGCTTATCAACTGGGTAACATCACCCGCTTACCAGGTGTTGATATGGCTGTTGTACAGTTTAGTAGTAATCAAAACTACAAAGTAGCTCAAATAGCCAATTCTAAACAAGCTGTTGTCGGAAAGTCAGTTTTTATTTCTGGATGGCCTGCACCTGGAAGTACTAAACAACTTGTTCGCCAATTTACATCAGGGCAAATATCAGGTTTATTAGAGCAACCAATAGAAGGCTATCAAATGATTTACACTAATGTCACTCGTAAGGGAATGAGTGGAGGCCCCGTGTTTGATGCTGGTGGTCGTCTAGTTGGTATTCATGGATTGGGAGATACAGAAGACCCAGATTTTTTAAGAAGACAAGGACTAAATCAAGATACCGCTGAAAGCATTGCTAGCTTAATTAAGCCTGGTTTTAATTATGCAATTCCCATTAATACTTTTTTGAGCTTGGCACCTCAACAAGGATTAATTTTGTCATTGAAAATAGATTCTCAATCTGCACCAGATAGCGCAGTAGCGTATACTCCTCCCGCACAAACCGATAAGCGTGATGTGATTGATGATATCAATGGCGTTATAAGTCAAGTAAGGGACTTCGGAAACACATTCAACAATGGAAAAAAAGTGATAACCGATGTTCTCAGAATTTTTCGCTGA